CCGCCCAGGAACCAGGCCCTGTCCCCTCAGGCAGGTTCAGTCCGGCCACTGTCAAAAATTCAACTGACAATCAACCCACTATATGGTGGATCTTTTGCAAAGATACTTCCCTCCTCAGGAAACAGCTCATTAAAATCGGGCCCAATCCCATAACGAGACATGATCCCCGCACGGGCCTCACAGTCCTGAACGCCTCCTGGCGGGAACTGCTGCCCCTGGTCCGCAACGGCCTTATCCGCTATGCCGATCAGCCCCGCATTCCAAAGGAAGAACTCACCATCATAACCTTCGATGCCAGCGCCAATCAGCTCAATACCATCCACCACCTGCAGCCCTCCCTCGATGGCCGTAACCTCGTGCTCAGCCTCAAGGAGCGCAGGCCCGATACCGCCGATATCGATTTCCGCGGCCGCTTCCTCTCAACATCGCTTGCCGATGCAGGTACTTCCACACACGCCACTATCATGGGCACCATGGCCGCAGGTGCAGGCAACTCCCATATTACCGGCAAAGGAGCTGCCAGTGGTGCTACCATCAGCTCCGCCAGCTTCATCAATCTCCTTCCTGAAAAAGAGGAAGACTACCAGCGTTACAATATCAGCGTGCAAAACCATTCCTATGGCACAGCCATCGAGAATTATTACGGGGCCGATGCACTCGCCTATGATGCAAGCCTCATCGCCAATCCGGCGCTTGTACACGTTTTCAGTGCAGGCAATGAAGGACTGGCAACAGCTGAAAGCGGCGCCTACGCCAATATTCCCGGCTTCGCCAATCTCACCGGCAGTTTCAAGATGGCGAAGAACATCATTACCGTTGGCGCTATCGATTCTTTCTACAATATCGCTCCCCTGAGCTCACGGGGACCCGCATACGACGGAAGACTGAAACCCGAGCTCATGGCATATGGACAGGATGGAAGCTCCGGTTCCGCGGCTATCGTTTCCGGCATTGCATTGCTGCTGCAGCAATGCTTCCGGCTCAACCGGGGCAACAATGACCTTCCCCTGCCTCTCTGGTAAAAGCCATTCTCATCAACAGCGCTGATGATCTGTGGAACGAAGGGCCGGATTACGCTTCAGGTTATGGCAATGCCAATGCCGCCAATGCCGTACTAACGATGCACAACAACCGATTTTTCACCGGCGCTGTGCAGAACAGTGAAACCATCATTTACGATCTGAACATCGGGCCTGGCATCAGTCGATTCAAGGCCACCCTCTGCTGGACCGATCCGCCTGCTGATCCCGGCGATAACAAAGCACTTCTGCATGACCTCGATCTGCAATTGAAACATACCGGATCAGGCGCTGTTGTTTATCCCTGGGTGCTTTCACAGGCTGCGCATGCAGATTCTTTGAGCAAGCCTGCGCATCGCAGTATCGATACGATCAACAACACAGAACAGGTTTCACTTAACTTTCCTGAGCCCGGACAATACCAGTTGATCATCAAAGGCAGCAGGGTCAGCGGATCGCAGGATTTTTCCATCGCCTGGCAGGCAGACACAGCAGACAGGTTTCATTGGTATGCGCCTGCCGGTTCCGATCCATTGAGAGGAGGTGCAGCCTATGTTGTACGCTGGGCATCCACTTTTGCTGAAAGCAATGGCATACTTGAATATTCAACAGATGGAGATAATTGGCAGATGATCGCGCATGTGGATCTCGCAAAAAGATGTTACCGCTGGGCAGTACCGGACATTAATTCACTTGTTCGATTGCGCATTACCGTTGGATCGAAAATTATTCAGTCGGATGAATTCATCGTCAGCTCCCGCATTACGGGGTTCACCGGATTCAATTGCACAGATAGTTTCCTGGTCGGCTGGAACAAATCTCCCGGCGTTCCGCAATATTCACTGTTTACGCTGGGAAACGATGACCAGTACCTTCGTTCTGTAATCTCTACCACAGCCGGCACTCACGCTGTTTTCAAAAAGGACCGGCAGCCCTCACTGCTCTATGCCATCGCGCCGGTGATCGGAGGAAAGACCGGGCAAAAAAGTTTCACTTTCGATTATACCACACAGGGAGTAGGCTGTTATATCAAAAACTTTCTCGCTTTCTTACAGGAAACAGACCGGGCCTCTATCACAGCTGAGCTGGGTTCCTTGTATCAGGTAAAACAACTCGTACTGGAAAAGCTGGGATCAGGATCTGCGCGATCATTACAGACTATTGATTTCCCATCCGTCAATTCATATCAATGGGAAGATGACCAGCTCTTACAGGGAGAGAACAATTACCGGCTCAGGATCGAACTGGCAACCGGACAATTCATCTACAGTGAACCTGAGAAAATACTGGTAGTGAAGGATGGCAACTATCTCGTTTGGCCCAACCCTGTTGCCACCAACAGCGGCGTATGGGTACATGCAAAGGATTTCAGTGAAGCCGTTATCGGGTTGTACAACGCACATGGGCAACTGCTGAAACAACAGGCCCTGGTGAATTTTCCGCAATGGCTGCCGGTAGCGGGTTTGAAGAGCGGTTTGTATTACGTGATCATCAGGAAGGAAGGTAAAACGGTTGGCAGGTCATCGGTACTGGTCAAATAATATCCTGCACGCTAAATAAAATTGAGAGCATTGTCGATTCCTTGGTTATTTTTGGCCCCAAAGAACAGAACCCGATGAACCATTCCACCCGCTTTTCGATCCTCATTCCCACCTGGAACAACCTGGCCTATCTCAGGTGCTGTGTTGAAAGTATCAGGAAGAATTCCATCATTCCCCACGAGATCATTGTTCACGTGAATGATGGCAGCGATGGCACACTGGAGTGGGTGAAACAACAACCCGACATCAAATTCAATCACAGCGATACCAATATCGGCATCTGCCTGGCGATGAACCTGGCCAGGCCATTGGCAACAGCAGATTATATCCTGTACATCAACGATGATATGTACACCTGCCCCGGCTGGGATACAGAACTGATGAAGGAGATCCAGCAGATCGGGCATAAGAACTTCCTGCTCTCAGGCACATTGATTGAGCCCGACAGCCATAATGTATGCACCATCAGCAAAGACTACGGAAAAGATATCAGCAGCTTCCGCGAAGAAGAATTGCTGCGCACT
This portion of the Pseudobacter ginsenosidimutans genome encodes:
- a CDS encoding S8 family serine peptidase — its product is MRKFYLLLALSGWLPAATAQEPGPVPSGRFSPATVKNSTDNQPTIWWIFCKDTSLLRKQLIKIGPNPITRHDPRTGLTVLNASWRELLPLVRNGLIRYADQPRIPKEELTIITFDASANQLNTIHHLQPSLDGRNLVLSLKERRPDTADIDFRGRFLSTSLADAGTSTHATIMGTMAAGAGNSHITGKGAASGATISSASFINLLPEKEEDYQRYNISVQNHSYGTAIENYYGADALAYDASLIANPALVHVFSAGNEGLATAESGAYANIPGFANLTGSFKMAKNIITVGAIDSFYNIAPLSSRGPAYDGRLKPELMAYGQDGSSGSAAIVSGIALLLQQCFRLNRGNNDLPLPLW
- a CDS encoding glycosyltransferase family 2 protein, which translates into the protein MNHSTRFSILIPTWNNLAYLRCCVESIRKNSIIPHEIIVHVNDGSDGTLEWVKQQPDIKFNHSDTNIGICLAMNLARPLATADYILYINDDMYTCPGWDTELMKEIQQIGHKNFLLSGTLIEPDSHNVCTISKDYGKDISSFREEELLRTFKDLPMKDWQGTTWPPNIMHKDLWDMIGGYSIEFSPGFYSDPDLCMKLWLLGVRIFKGVAASRVYHFGTKSTGRVVANNGYRTFLRKWGITPSTFTEYYLKRGKAYDGLLTEPQIPGKVKFKNFIKKLGQLS
- a CDS encoding T9SS type A sorting domain-containing protein; its protein translation is MHNNRFFTGAVQNSETIIYDLNIGPGISRFKATLCWTDPPADPGDNKALLHDLDLQLKHTGSGAVVYPWVLSQAAHADSLSKPAHRSIDTINNTEQVSLNFPEPGQYQLIIKGSRVSGSQDFSIAWQADTADRFHWYAPAGSDPLRGGAAYVVRWASTFAESNGILEYSTDGDNWQMIAHVDLAKRCYRWAVPDINSLVRLRITVGSKIIQSDEFIVSSRITGFTGFNCTDSFLVGWNKSPGVPQYSLFTLGNDDQYLRSVISTTAGTHAVFKKDRQPSLLYAIAPVIGGKTGQKSFTFDYTTQGVGCYIKNFLAFLQETDRASITAELGSLYQVKQLVLEKLGSGSARSLQTIDFPSVNSYQWEDDQLLQGENNYRLRIELATGQFIYSEPEKILVVKDGNYLVWPNPVATNSGVWVHAKDFSEAVIGLYNAHGQLLKQQALVNFPQWLPVAGLKSGLYYVIIRKEGKTVGRSSVLVK